The Actinomycetes bacterium genome includes the window CTCCTCGGACGTCGGCCCGGTCGAGGGAGCGGCGGTCCCCGGGCGGGACGGGCCGCGGGCCGCCCCGCGGTGCCGGCCACCCGCCACGTCACCCGCCCCGGTGCCGGTCACCAGGGCGGCCGTCTCCATCAGGTGCCGCAGGCCGGCCGACCGCGGCGCGAGCAGCCGCAGGACCGAGCGCGCCGGAACCTGCCGGGTGCGCCGTCGACGCCGGCGCGCGGCCACCAGCCGGTCCGGCCGGCCGACCACCGCGAGCAGGGCCCCCAGCTCGTCGGCGGCGTGGCGGGGCAGCTTGCCGACGAGGTAGCCCAGCGAGCGGACCAGCGAGCCCAGCGTGAGAGCGACCAGCGCGACCGGTAGGTGCAGCAGCGGGAGGTTGGCGAGCAGGACGTGCAGCGCGTGCTGGCGGTCCAGCCGGTGCAGCCGGTGCCGGCCGGCGCGGACCTGCCGGCGGCGCCGGGTGGCGGCCTCGGCGTGGCCGACGACCGCGTCGGTGACACAGACGACCCGGTGCCCGGCCAGGTTCGCCCGCCAGCCCAGGTCGACGTCGTCGCGCAGCAGCGGGAGCCGAGGGTCGAAGCCGCCGAGCTCGTCCCAGACGTCACGCCGCACCAGCATCCCGGCGGTGCCGACGGCCAGCACCCGGTGCACCCCGTCGTGCTGGCCCTGGTCTCGCTCGCGGCGCTCGAGCATCGTCTCCCGGCGGCCGCTGCGGGCGATGGTGACGCCGACCTCGAGCAGCAGGCCGGCGTCGGCGCCCAGCGCGCGGACCTTGGGCCCGGCCACCGCGACCGAGGGGTCCCGGGCCACCTCGCCGAGCAGGGCCGCCAGCGCGCCGGGCTCGGGCATGCAGTCGTCGTGCAGCAGCCATAGCCAGTCGGGCGTCGCCGAGGTCGCGGGCCCGGTCTGCAGCGCGGCCGTCACCGCGGCCCCGAAGCCGGCGGCCCGGTCGCAGGTCGCCACGGCCTCCGGCCCCAGCCAGTCGACGAGCCGGTCCGCGCTGCCGTCGGTGCTGCCGGTGTCCGCCGCGACGAGCCGGTCCGGGGGCCGGGACTGGGCGCTGACGGCCGCCTGCAGCCCGGGCAGCCAACGGGCGCCGTCGTGGGCCACGACGACCGCCGTCACGACGACAGGAGCCGCCGGCTCGGGAGTCGGCGCAGGGGTCGTCGGCATCGGCCCCAACCTAAGGGAGCAGGAGGGTGCGGCGGGTCAGGTGCCCGGCCGGGCGGCCGGGCAGAGAAGGGCGCTAGACCGCGCTCTTCTTCAGCCGTCGCCGCTCACGCTCGGAGAGCCCGCCCCAGATGCCGAAGCGCTCGTCGTTGGCCAGCGCGTAGTCCAGGCACTCCGACCGGACGTCGCAGCCGAGGCAGACCTTCTTGGCCTCCCGGGTCGAGCCCCCCTTCTCCGGGAAGAAGGCCTCCGGGTCGGTCTGGGCGCAGAGGGCCCGCTCGGCCCAGTCGCCCTCACCCTCGTCCTCGGTCCCGTCGATGAGCGGGAACACCTCGCCCATGGCGTGCCTCCTCGACCCTGTGACCTGGCCGGGATCCCCACCGGGAGGACCTCCGGCCCTTGACGACACGAATGACACTGGTGGAATTACACGCGCGTCAGTGCTTTGCCGTCAAGCCGTAAGGTGATATTCACCACCGCCCACCCGTGCGGACCGGCCGACCGGCGGCCACGCATCACCCGAACGGAGGACCCCCCGCGGCACCGCCGCGCCGGGCACGGGAGACTCGTGAGCGTGCGCACCATCGTGGTCCCGGCCGGCGGCATCGGCGGCGCCCGCTTCCTGCGTGGCCTGCTCGCCGCCACCTCCGACCAGCCCACCGAGGTCGTGGTCATCGGCAACACCGGCGACGACATCACGCTGTTCGGCCTGCGGGTCTGTCCCGACCTCGACACGGTCATGTACACCCTCGGCGGCGGCATCCACGAGGAGCAGGGCTGGGGCCGGGCCGACGAGACGTTCGCGGTGCGCGACGAGCTGGCCGCATACGGCGCCGGGCCGCAGTGGTTCGGGCTGGGCGACCGTGACCTGGCCACCCACGTCCTGCGCACCCAGATGCTCGACGCCGGCTACCCGCTC containing:
- a CDS encoding glycosyltransferase family 2 protein; translated protein: MPTTPAPTPEPAAPVVVTAVVVAHDGARWLPGLQAAVSAQSRPPDRLVAADTGSTDGSADRLVDWLGPEAVATCDRAAGFGAAVTAALQTGPATSATPDWLWLLHDDCMPEPGALAALLGEVARDPSVAVAGPKVRALGADAGLLLEVGVTIARSGRRETMLERRERDQGQHDGVHRVLAVGTAGMLVRRDVWDELGGFDPRLPLLRDDVDLGWRANLAGHRVVCVTDAVVGHAEAATRRRRQVRAGRHRLHRLDRQHALHVLLANLPLLHLPVALVALTLGSLVRSLGYLVGKLPRHAADELGALLAVVGRPDRLVAARRRRRRTRQVPARSVLRLLAPRSAGLRHLMETAALVTGTGAGDVAGGRHRGAARGPSRPGTAAPSTGPTSEE
- a CDS encoding WhiB family transcriptional regulator, yielding MGEVFPLIDGTEDEGEGDWAERALCAQTDPEAFFPEKGGSTREAKKVCLGCDVRSECLDYALANDERFGIWGGLSERERRRLKKSAV